A window of Gouania willdenowi chromosome 12, fGouWil2.1, whole genome shotgun sequence contains these coding sequences:
- the brcc3 gene encoding lys-63-specific deubiquitinase translates to MAVSAVHLESDAFLVCMNHALSTEKEEVMGLCIGEVEMSRIVHIHSVIILRRSDKRKDRVEISPEQLSAASTEAERLAEQSGRPMRVVGWYHSHPHITVWPSHVDVRTQAMYQMLDQCFVGLIFSCFIEDKNTKTGRVLYTCFQSAQAQKGSEYERVEIPIHVVPREAIGKVCLESAVELPMILCQEEQDTYRKIHSLGHLDPVTKIHNGSVFTKNLCSQMSAVSGPLLQWLEDRLEQNQQSVIELQQEKELLQRELDAL, encoded by the coding sequence ATGGCTGTGAGCGCCGTCCATCTGGAGTCGGACGCCTTCCTGGTGTGTATGAACCACGCACTGAGCACTGAGAAGGAGGAGGTGATGGGGTTGTGCATTGGAGAGGTGGAAATGTCCCGGATCGTCCACATTCACTCCGTCATCATCCTCCGCCGCTCCGACAAGAGGAAGGACCGGGTGGAGATTTCCCCGGAGCAGCTGTCCGCGGCTTCCACCGAGGCAGAGCGGCTGGCGGAGCAGAGCGGGCGACCGATGCGGGTGGTCGGCTGGTACCACTCCCACCCGCACATCACCGTGTGGCCGTCTCACGTCGACGTGCGGACCCAGGCTATGTACCAGATGCTAGATCAGTGCTTCGTTGGTCTCATCTTCTCCTGTTTCATCGAAGACAAGAACACCAAGACGGGTCGGGTGCTGTACACCTGCTTCCAGTCCGCGCAGGCGCAGAAGGGCTCCGAGTACGAGCGCGTGGAGATTCCGATCCACGTTGTGCCCCGTGAGGCCATCGGGAAGGTTTGCCTGGAGTCCGCCGTGGAGCTACCGATGATCCTGTGTCAGGAGGAACAAGACACCTACCGCAAGATTCACAGCCTCGGTCACCTGGACCCCGTGACCAAGATCCACAACGGCTCGGTATTCACCAAGAACCTTTGCAGCCAGATGTCCGCTGTGAGCGGGCCGCTGCTGCAGTGGCTGGAGGACCGGCTGGAGCAGAACCAGCAGAGCGTCATCGAGCTGCAGCAGGAGAAGGAGCTGCTCCAGCGGGAGCTGGATGCGCTCTGA